From a single Solenopsis invicta isolate M01_SB chromosome 6, UNIL_Sinv_3.0, whole genome shotgun sequence genomic region:
- the LOC105204076 gene encoding uncharacterized protein LOC105204076 isoform X2, translating to MQGICENIRTAIEHGRTDIIRSLLDACENGNATEGITRDKILNQPVLEEGTFLSYASKTNQADIVRTLLNCGADPAVQNADGHNAVDVASSDAIRRIYIDEMLRATAASEIDRVVQLLDAGLDVNSWDSQDSKNTPLHWAACYGNKDIIACLLDKGADVNAENDCGATPLHEAVNRGDIAICQELLQAGANPLIRATKATFAGKTPYELSRKKQSLHCFLQRFISNFMLNENETVHSATMSYPDTNYCQKGLTCNMSQLSVESNKSLDPTYDVPLRDAGKESPSKSIADKGSIYNLLWPQPKVVNELKNFTAPFIAGKELFISIIQGSESVHKILDVWEISRTHLLELGHDVKIGEVQPSCGKLLNDNTIECIVNRNLFNIADSYQLHITHNSIKVSAGSLAGLHYAVCTFVQILRLSKNQSRSEVCEIEPVFIKDEPRFAHRGILLDISPRGRVPTLEYLLQIIDLLSSFKISHLHLYSRLVQNCDWQLCYSKSEMVTLDRYCRDRHLDIVPTLDVDSNVSQHHLMHMWPIFQDLLAVFPSLNYVHVGPRLTTLLVQADSFDLSVSVNDTLETDMSEVFKSYSCLQELWHILNLSSNTTLLLCSNSLHSKSEFHNIPTNIVFVEYGFQADYDFSEWTEPFRLAGGNVLPSSGTASYNSLAGCPASTYANTRNAIKTSLEQNSIGIVVAHWSGSHHLTPHPFAWIGYLIAAGLAWNPTTEIDLGPDDNYDIPELSASIRERFITKLLDIHVFQDSEYKIGSAILELGRLDTLVLTLSKNQAVKDLQQIPDNRGSTLYRLLTDPDNVNLEYLSADLFAKMTKQIKRISHSLYEANLSSKFASMEIQELQLTSDLMLTACKIGRTLIGVGVNPNSNMGLAVINLGVCNLPPTFRTDVANKMLAHIEQYKGSWLQRHFPQGLQDSLLVLTSALHRFVPET from the exons ATGCAAGGCATCTGCGAGAACATTCGCACGGCGATCGAACACGGACGCACTGACATTATCAGATCACTCCTGGACGCGT GTGAAAATGGTAATGCTACGGAGGGTATCACGAGAGACAAAATACTGAACCAACCAGTCTTGGAAGAAGGAACTTTCTTGTCATATGCTTCAAAG ACCAATCAAGCAGACATTGTGAGAACTCTTCTGAATTGCGGCGCCGATCCAGCTGTGCAGAATGCAGATGGACATAATGCAGTAGATGTTGCTTCAAGTGATGCAATACGACGTATTTATATAGACGAAATGTTGAGGGCAACAGCTGCTTCTGA AATAGACAGAGTGGTACAGTTGCTGGATGCAGGATTAGATGTTAATTCGTGGGACTCACAGGATAGTAAAAACACACCATTGCATTGGGCAGCGTGTTATGGAAATAAAGACATTATCGCGTGTTTACTTG ATAAAGGAGCTGATGTGAACGCCGAGAATGATTGCGGTGCAACGCCTCTACACGAAGCAGTGAATCGTGGCGACATCGCTATCTGCCAGGAATTATTGCAGGCTGGCGCAAATCCTCTTATACGGGCTACCAAAGC AACATTTGCAGGAAAGACGCCGTATGAGCTATCTAGAAAGAAACAATCTCTACATTGTTTCCTTCAAAGATTTATATCGAATTTTATGTTAAACGAAAACGAAACTGTACATAGTGCCACTATGTCGTATCCAGATACAAACTATTGCCAAAAGGGTCTCACGTGCAATATGAGCCAACTGTCGGTTGAATCTAATAAGTCTTTGGATCCGACGTACGATGTGCCTTTGCGTGACGCAGGCAAAGAGAGTCCTAGCAAATCTATCGCCGATAAAGGAAGTATCTATAACTTGCTATGGCCGCAGCCAAAAGTTGTCAACGAACTGAAAAATTTTACGGCCCCATTTATAGCTGGAAAGGagctttttatatcaataatacag GGCAGTGAATCTGTACATAAAATACTAGATGTTTGGGAGATCAGTAGAACTCATCTGCTAGAATTAGGTCACGATGTAAAGATCGGCGAGGTGCAACCTAGTTGTGGCAAACTGCTCAATGACAATACAATTGAATGCATCGTAAATAGGAATTTATTTAACATCGCAGATAGCTATCAATTGCATATTACACATAATTCCATCAAAGTGAGCGCTGGAAGTCTAGCGGGACTGCATTACGCGGTTTGCACATTCGTGCAAATTCTACGTCTGAGCAAAAATCAGAGTAGGTCGGAAGTGTGTGAGATAGAGCCTGTCTTCATTAAAGACGAACCGAGATTTGCGCATCGCGGTATATTGTTAGACATCTCGCCTAGAGGACGTGTACCGACTTTGGAATATCTTTTACAAATTATCGACCTACTCTCATCGTTTAAGATCTCGCATTTGCATCTCTATTCCAGGCTCGTACAAAATTGCGATTGGCAGCTTTGTTATTCTAAATCCGAGATGGTGACTCTAGACAGATATTGCAG agatCGCCATTTAGACATAGTTCCAACGTTGGACGTCGATTCTAATGTCAGCCAACATCATCTCATGCATATGTGGCCTATCTTTCAAGACTTGCTCGCAGTATTTCCTAGCTTAAATTATGTTCACGTAGGCCCGCGATTAACCACTTTATTAGTGCAAGCTGATAGCTTTGATTTGAGCGTATCCGTCAACGATACGCTCGAAACGGACATGTCGGAAGTATTCAAATCTTATTCGTGCCTTCAAGAACTCTGGCATATACTCAATTTGAGCTCGAACACGACTCTGCTTTTATGTTCCAACAGTTTGCATTCCAAATCcgaatttcataatattcctaCTAACATCGTATTTGTTGAATATGGATTTCAG GCCGATTATGATTTCTCCGAATGGACAGAGCCATTCAGATTAGCGGGCGGTAATGTTTTACCAAGCTCGGGCACAGCTAGTTACAATAGTCTGGCAGGATGTCCGGCGTCAACGTATGCGAACACAAGAAATGCGATAAAAACCTCTTTGGAGCAAAACTCAATCGGTATCGTTGTCGCACATTGGTCGGGCAGTCATCATCTTACACCTCATCCTTTCGCGTGGATCGGTTATTTAATAGCAGCCGGTTTAGCATGGAATCCAACAACGGAAATAGATTTAGGACCTGATGATAATTACGACATCCCTGAATTGTCTGCATCAATTAG AGAAAGATTTATCACGAAATTATTGGATATACACGTGTTTCAAGATTCTGAATATAAAATCGGCAGTGCGATACTGGAATTGGGACGTTTAGACACGTTGGTGTTAACGTTGAGTAAAAATCAAGCGGTTAAAGATTTACAACAAATACCGGATAATCGCGGTTCCACATTATATAGACTGCTAACAGATCCGGACAACGTAAATTTGGAATATCTATCGGCCGATCTGTTCGCT AAAATGACGAAGCAGATTAAACGAATATCCCATTCCTTGTACGAGGCAAACTTATCTTCCAAGTTTGCATCTATGGAGATACAGGAATTGCAATTAACATCCGATCTGATGCTGACGGCCTGTAAAATCGGCAGGACATTGATTGGAGTCGGTGTGAATCCGAATAGTAACATGGGACTCGCGGTCATTAATTTAGGAGTGTGTAATCTGCCGCCCACCTTTAGAACCGATGTAGCGAACAAGATGTTGGCTCATATAGAGCAGTATAAAGGTTCTTGGCTGCAAAGACATTTTCCGCAGGGACTTCAGGACTCCCTGCTAGTTTTGACTAGTGCGTTGCATAGGTTTGTGCCggagacataa
- the LOC105204076 gene encoding uncharacterized protein LOC105204076 isoform X1: MQGICENIRTAIEHGRTDIIRSLLDACENGNATEGITRDKILNQPVLEEGTFLSYASKVYSTNQADIVRTLLNCGADPAVQNADGHNAVDVASSDAIRRIYIDEMLRATAASEIDRVVQLLDAGLDVNSWDSQDSKNTPLHWAACYGNKDIIACLLDKGADVNAENDCGATPLHEAVNRGDIAICQELLQAGANPLIRATKATFAGKTPYELSRKKQSLHCFLQRFISNFMLNENETVHSATMSYPDTNYCQKGLTCNMSQLSVESNKSLDPTYDVPLRDAGKESPSKSIADKGSIYNLLWPQPKVVNELKNFTAPFIAGKELFISIIQGSESVHKILDVWEISRTHLLELGHDVKIGEVQPSCGKLLNDNTIECIVNRNLFNIADSYQLHITHNSIKVSAGSLAGLHYAVCTFVQILRLSKNQSRSEVCEIEPVFIKDEPRFAHRGILLDISPRGRVPTLEYLLQIIDLLSSFKISHLHLYSRLVQNCDWQLCYSKSEMVTLDRYCRDRHLDIVPTLDVDSNVSQHHLMHMWPIFQDLLAVFPSLNYVHVGPRLTTLLVQADSFDLSVSVNDTLETDMSEVFKSYSCLQELWHILNLSSNTTLLLCSNSLHSKSEFHNIPTNIVFVEYGFQADYDFSEWTEPFRLAGGNVLPSSGTASYNSLAGCPASTYANTRNAIKTSLEQNSIGIVVAHWSGSHHLTPHPFAWIGYLIAAGLAWNPTTEIDLGPDDNYDIPELSASIRERFITKLLDIHVFQDSEYKIGSAILELGRLDTLVLTLSKNQAVKDLQQIPDNRGSTLYRLLTDPDNVNLEYLSADLFAKMTKQIKRISHSLYEANLSSKFASMEIQELQLTSDLMLTACKIGRTLIGVGVNPNSNMGLAVINLGVCNLPPTFRTDVANKMLAHIEQYKGSWLQRHFPQGLQDSLLVLTSALHRFVPET; this comes from the exons ATGCAAGGCATCTGCGAGAACATTCGCACGGCGATCGAACACGGACGCACTGACATTATCAGATCACTCCTGGACGCGT GTGAAAATGGTAATGCTACGGAGGGTATCACGAGAGACAAAATACTGAACCAACCAGTCTTGGAAGAAGGAACTTTCTTGTCATATGCTTCAAAGGTCTACTCT ACCAATCAAGCAGACATTGTGAGAACTCTTCTGAATTGCGGCGCCGATCCAGCTGTGCAGAATGCAGATGGACATAATGCAGTAGATGTTGCTTCAAGTGATGCAATACGACGTATTTATATAGACGAAATGTTGAGGGCAACAGCTGCTTCTGA AATAGACAGAGTGGTACAGTTGCTGGATGCAGGATTAGATGTTAATTCGTGGGACTCACAGGATAGTAAAAACACACCATTGCATTGGGCAGCGTGTTATGGAAATAAAGACATTATCGCGTGTTTACTTG ATAAAGGAGCTGATGTGAACGCCGAGAATGATTGCGGTGCAACGCCTCTACACGAAGCAGTGAATCGTGGCGACATCGCTATCTGCCAGGAATTATTGCAGGCTGGCGCAAATCCTCTTATACGGGCTACCAAAGC AACATTTGCAGGAAAGACGCCGTATGAGCTATCTAGAAAGAAACAATCTCTACATTGTTTCCTTCAAAGATTTATATCGAATTTTATGTTAAACGAAAACGAAACTGTACATAGTGCCACTATGTCGTATCCAGATACAAACTATTGCCAAAAGGGTCTCACGTGCAATATGAGCCAACTGTCGGTTGAATCTAATAAGTCTTTGGATCCGACGTACGATGTGCCTTTGCGTGACGCAGGCAAAGAGAGTCCTAGCAAATCTATCGCCGATAAAGGAAGTATCTATAACTTGCTATGGCCGCAGCCAAAAGTTGTCAACGAACTGAAAAATTTTACGGCCCCATTTATAGCTGGAAAGGagctttttatatcaataatacag GGCAGTGAATCTGTACATAAAATACTAGATGTTTGGGAGATCAGTAGAACTCATCTGCTAGAATTAGGTCACGATGTAAAGATCGGCGAGGTGCAACCTAGTTGTGGCAAACTGCTCAATGACAATACAATTGAATGCATCGTAAATAGGAATTTATTTAACATCGCAGATAGCTATCAATTGCATATTACACATAATTCCATCAAAGTGAGCGCTGGAAGTCTAGCGGGACTGCATTACGCGGTTTGCACATTCGTGCAAATTCTACGTCTGAGCAAAAATCAGAGTAGGTCGGAAGTGTGTGAGATAGAGCCTGTCTTCATTAAAGACGAACCGAGATTTGCGCATCGCGGTATATTGTTAGACATCTCGCCTAGAGGACGTGTACCGACTTTGGAATATCTTTTACAAATTATCGACCTACTCTCATCGTTTAAGATCTCGCATTTGCATCTCTATTCCAGGCTCGTACAAAATTGCGATTGGCAGCTTTGTTATTCTAAATCCGAGATGGTGACTCTAGACAGATATTGCAG agatCGCCATTTAGACATAGTTCCAACGTTGGACGTCGATTCTAATGTCAGCCAACATCATCTCATGCATATGTGGCCTATCTTTCAAGACTTGCTCGCAGTATTTCCTAGCTTAAATTATGTTCACGTAGGCCCGCGATTAACCACTTTATTAGTGCAAGCTGATAGCTTTGATTTGAGCGTATCCGTCAACGATACGCTCGAAACGGACATGTCGGAAGTATTCAAATCTTATTCGTGCCTTCAAGAACTCTGGCATATACTCAATTTGAGCTCGAACACGACTCTGCTTTTATGTTCCAACAGTTTGCATTCCAAATCcgaatttcataatattcctaCTAACATCGTATTTGTTGAATATGGATTTCAG GCCGATTATGATTTCTCCGAATGGACAGAGCCATTCAGATTAGCGGGCGGTAATGTTTTACCAAGCTCGGGCACAGCTAGTTACAATAGTCTGGCAGGATGTCCGGCGTCAACGTATGCGAACACAAGAAATGCGATAAAAACCTCTTTGGAGCAAAACTCAATCGGTATCGTTGTCGCACATTGGTCGGGCAGTCATCATCTTACACCTCATCCTTTCGCGTGGATCGGTTATTTAATAGCAGCCGGTTTAGCATGGAATCCAACAACGGAAATAGATTTAGGACCTGATGATAATTACGACATCCCTGAATTGTCTGCATCAATTAG AGAAAGATTTATCACGAAATTATTGGATATACACGTGTTTCAAGATTCTGAATATAAAATCGGCAGTGCGATACTGGAATTGGGACGTTTAGACACGTTGGTGTTAACGTTGAGTAAAAATCAAGCGGTTAAAGATTTACAACAAATACCGGATAATCGCGGTTCCACATTATATAGACTGCTAACAGATCCGGACAACGTAAATTTGGAATATCTATCGGCCGATCTGTTCGCT AAAATGACGAAGCAGATTAAACGAATATCCCATTCCTTGTACGAGGCAAACTTATCTTCCAAGTTTGCATCTATGGAGATACAGGAATTGCAATTAACATCCGATCTGATGCTGACGGCCTGTAAAATCGGCAGGACATTGATTGGAGTCGGTGTGAATCCGAATAGTAACATGGGACTCGCGGTCATTAATTTAGGAGTGTGTAATCTGCCGCCCACCTTTAGAACCGATGTAGCGAACAAGATGTTGGCTCATATAGAGCAGTATAAAGGTTCTTGGCTGCAAAGACATTTTCCGCAGGGACTTCAGGACTCCCTGCTAGTTTTGACTAGTGCGTTGCATAGGTTTGTGCCggagacataa
- the LOC105204080 gene encoding protein FAM177A1, with the protein MLCRFSRISQRRRSSRMSHSGDERSERQARGSLLGALSTIVKAHCGTKGFVYRKIQPTMALDREDIGDLSDVVLQENSDAETQCKRKLGKKPKRILHFSDGVMEEYSSEDEVDTPKNNKTVSQIDTKNMNWLPWAWYQTTYLSSKMLDGCDYVGECLANFFGITAPKYQFEINEFYRLQALEREMAYKQDLEMGGWNEQKRNNLISSDAMLANERK; encoded by the exons ATGCTCTGCCGTTTCTCTCGAATCTCTCAACGACGCCGCTCATCTCGCATGAGTCATTCGGGCGACGAACGCAGCGAACGGCAAGCGAGGGGGAGTTTGCTCGGCGCGTTGTCGACGATCGTTAAGGCGCACTGCGGTACGAAAGGCTTCGTTTATCGCAAGATACAACCGACGATGGCACTGGACAGGGAAGATATCGGAGATCTGAGTGACGTTGTTCTCCAGGAGAATTCGGACGCCGAGACGCAG tgCAAACGCAAATTGGGCAAGAAACCAAAGAGGATATTGCACTTTTCGGATGGAGTAATGGAAGAATATTCGTCAGAAGATGAAGTTGATACACCAAAGAATAATAAAACTGTGTCACAGATAGAtact aaaaatatgaatTGGTTACCATGGGCATGGTACCAAACCACATACCTGAGTTCTAAAATGTTGGATGGTTGCGATTACGTTGGCGAATGTCTGGCCAATTTCTTCGGCATAACAGCGCCCAAATATCAGTTCGAGATCAACGAGTTTTATAGGTTGCAAGCGCTCGAAAGAGAAATGGCTTATAAGCAAGATTTGGAGATGGGTGGATGGAATGAACAGAAACGGAATAATCTTATAAGTAGCGATGCTATGTTGGCAAACGAACGTAAATGA
- the LOC105198917 gene encoding fizzy-related protein homolog, whose protein sequence is MFHHEYEKRLLKPVCGGDATTATGTTALPGAVATYLPIYSPTKTSPCNNSYDRFIPTRSGNNWQTTFSMISENGRGGLVAKKTRENGEGSRDGIAYSCLLKNELLGASIEDVKGQCEERRVLSPLVTKNLFKYTTPTKDRTLLDQSSPYSLSPLSAKSQKLLRSPRKATRKISRIPFKVLDAPELQDDFYLNLVDWSSQNVLSVGLGSCVYLWSACTSQVTRLCDLSSDGNSVTSVAWNERGNLVAVGTHMGYIQVWDVAVNKQVSKLQGHSARVGALAWNGEVLSSGSRDRLILQRDVRTPCVVGERRLGAHRQEVCGLKWSPDNQYLASGGNDNRLYVWNLHSLSPIQTYTEHLAAVKAIAWSPHHHGLLASGGGTADRCIRFWNTLTGQPMQCVDTGSQVCNLAWSKHSSELVSTHGYSQNQILVWKYPSLTQVAKLTGHSYRVLYLAMSPDGEAIVTGAGDETLRFWNVFSKARSQKENKSVLNLFTSIR, encoded by the coding sequence ATGTTCCATCACGAGTACGAGAAACGACTGTTGAAGCCTGTGTGCGGTGGCGATGCCACGACGGCGACGGGCACGACGGCGTTGCCCGGTGCCGTCGCCACTTATCTGCCCATCTACTCGCCCACGAAGACGTCGCCGTGCAACAACAGCTACGACCGCTTCATACCCACCCGTTCGGGTAACAATTGGCAGACCACGTTCTCCATGATCAGCGAGAATGGCCGGGGCGGTCTGGTGGCGAAGAAGACGCGGGAGAACGGCGAGGGCAGTCGCGACGGCATCGCGTATTCCTGCCTGCTGAAGAACGAACTGCTCGGGGCGAGCATAGAGGACGTGAAGGGACAATGCGAGGAGCGCAGAGTGCTGTCGCCGTTGGTCACCAAGAACCTCTTCAAGTACACTACACCCACCAAGGACCGGACTCTGTTGGATCAAAGTTCACCGTACTCCTTATCGCCTCTTAGTGCCAAGAGTCAAAAGCTGTTGAGATCACCCAGAAAGGCGACCAGAAAGATCTCGAGAATACCCTTCAAGGTTCTGGATGCTCCGGAGTTACAAGACGACTTCTACCTGAACCTGGTTGACTGGTCCTCCCAGAACGTTCTCAGCGTTGGCCTAGGAAGCTGTGTCTACCTGTGGTCGGCGTGTACCAGCCAAGTGACGAGACTGTGCGATCTGTCCAGCGACGGCAACAGCGTGACCTCCGTCGCCTGGAACGAGCGAGGCAATCTGGTGGCAGTAGGTACGCATATGGGCTACATACAGGTGTGGGATGTGGCGGTGAACAAGCAGGTGAGCAAACTACAGGGCCACAGCGCCCGTGTGGGAGCCTTGGCATGGAACGGGGAAGTACTCTCGTCCGGCAGCAGGGATCGATTGATACTGCAAAGGGACGTGAGGACGCCGTGCGTAGTCGGCGAACGGCGACTCGGCGCTCATCGACAGGAGGTGTGCGGTCTCAAATGGTCACCGGACAATCAGTACCTGGCGTCTGGCGGCAATGACAATCGGCTCTACGTGTGGAACTTACACTCCCTCTCACCCATCCAGACGTACACCGAGCACTTGGCGGCGGTGAAGGCGATCGCCTGGTCGCCTCATCATCACGGCTTGCTAGCATCCGGTGGCGGCACCGCCGACCGTTGCATCCGCTTCTGGAACACGTTGACCGGTCAACCGATGCAATGCGTTGACACTGGCTCGCAGGTCTGCAATCTGGCGTGGAGCAAGCATAGCTCCGAGCTAGTTAGTACGCACGGTTATTCGCAGAACCAGATTCTCGTGTGGAAGTACCCGAGCCTCACGCAGGTGGCCAAACTCACCGGACATTCGTACCGGGTGCTCTATCTGGCAATGTCACCAGACGGTGAGGCGATCGTCACTGGGGCGGGCGACGAGACTCTACGCTTCTGGAATGTATTTAGTAAAGCGCGTAGTCAGAAGGAGAATAAGTCCGTGTTGAATCTGTTTACGAGTATCCGATAA
- the LOC105204122 gene encoding nucleolar protein 58 — protein sequence MLVLFETSAGYAIFKVLDENKIAKSENLYQDFEQPETASKILKLTYFHKFEDTTEALAATTALVEGKLSKSLKKTLKSCCKEAHEQLAVADAKLGCAIKEKLSLSCISNTAVQELMRCIRSQMDSLITGVTKKEMSAMALGLAHSLSRYKLKFSPDKIDTMVIQGVSLLDDLDKELNNYIMRAREWYGWHFPELSKIVTDNFTYIKTMQIIGQREQIERCDLSDILTEDIEKQVRQAAETSMGSEISEDDVSLMLDLCTEILELHKYRSELNDYLKSRMMTLAPNLSILVGDLIGARLISKAGSLHNLAKHPASTLQILGAEKALFRALKANKNTPKYGLIYHSQLVGQSSIKNKGKISRMLAAKASLATRFDALRDSTEDPTLVTNLGIEHREKLERRLKLLESGNIKRISGTARAKTTFEKYHSKNEYKQYSTSVDSTLPTPSTSTQKRVLIEEIKEGDTKESEDIPKKKKKKHSTNHEQTEVKEEEVQVEEEAETGAVPKKKKKHSLTESNIKAEFKIEQGECSGVQIKTESDVISKKKKKRLEIKAEDTTETSGDQEEIKMKTESDAVPKKKKKKHSIEPNTEDMGETSGTQEAQTEVDSDIVSKKKKKKKKESSETEEAVSVKAEETFDADVSLEAGTSEEKKKKKKKKKEKESEEMQQTTVSVEEVEEPVSSEKKKKKKKKSKQD from the exons ATGTTGGTGCTATTCGAGACGTCAGCGGGCTACGCGATCTTCAAG GTATTGGACGAGAACAAAATCGCAAAATCGGAGAATCTGTATCAGGATTTTGAACAACCTGAAACCGCCAGTAAAAT ACTTAAGTTGACATATTTTCACAAGTTTGAGGATACCACTGAAGCATTAGCCGCTACCACAGCGCTTGTGGAAGGCAAGCTATCCAAGTCCTTGAAGAAAACGCTCAAGAGCTGTTGCAAGGAGGCCCATGAACAACTAGCAGTCGCCGATGCCAAATTAGGATGTGCCATCAAAGAGAAGCTGTCCTTGTCATGCATAAGCAATACTGCAGTGCAGGAGTTGATGAGATGCATCAGAAGCCAAATGGATAGCCTCATTACTGGGGTGACCAAGAAGGAGATGTCAGCCATGGCGTTGGGCCTGGCGCACAGTCTTTCCAGATACAAGCTGAAGTTCTCACCCGATAAGATTGATACTATGGTAATTCAGGGAGTATCCTTGCTAGATGATCTGGACAAGGAACTGAACAACTACATAATGCGGGCGCGTGAATGGTACGGCTGGCACTTTCCCGAGCTGAGTAAGATTGTGACTGacaattttacatacataaaaacTATGCAGATCATTGGTCAGCGGGAACAAATCGAGAGATGCGATCTGTCTGATATTCTAACGGAGGATATCGAAAAGCAGGTGAGACAGGCTGCAGAAACCTCGATGGGCTCGGAGATCTCTGAGGACGACGTCTCTCTCATGCTCGATCTGTGCACTGAGATACTCGAGCTGCACAAGTACCGATCCGAGTTGAACGATTATCTAAAAAGTAGAATGATGACGCTGGCGCCAAATCTGTCAATCCTTGTCGGCGATCTGATCGGTGCACGTTTGATATCCAAGGCCGGCTCTCTGCACAATCTCGCCAAACATCCGGCGTCTACCTTACAGATTCTCGGTGCAGAGAAGGCACTGTTCCGCGCTCTCAAAGCGAATAAGAACACGCCCAAGTATGGTTTAATCTATCACTCTCAGCTTGTTGGTCAGTCTTCAATCAAAAACAAGGGCAAGATATCCAGGATGCTGGCAGCGAAAGCCTCTCTGGCGACGAGGTTTGATGCATTAAGAGATAGCACGGAGGACCCCACTCTCGTTACCAACCTTGGCATAGAGCACAGAGAGAAGCTGGAGAGGCGACTAAAGTTACTCGAATCGGGAAATATAAAACGAATAAGTGGCACCGCCAGAGCGAAGACTACGTTTGAGAAATATCACAGCAAAAACGAATACAAGCAATATTCCACATCTGTAGATTCAACTCTGCCCACTCCATCGACTTCGACTCAGAAGAGggttttaattgaagaaattaagGAAGGAGACACAAAGGAAAGTGAAGACATAcctaagaaaaagaaaaagaaacacagCACAAATCATGAACAGACGGAAGTTAAAGAGGAAGAAGTGCAAGTCGAGGAGGAAGCAGAAACGGGTGCTGTgccgaagaaaaagaaaaaacatagtCTAACAGAATCTAATATAAAAGCAGAATTTAAGATAGAACAAGGAGAATGTTCTGGTGTACAAATAAAAACGGAATCAGATGTCatttcgaagaaaaaaaagaaacgtctAGAAATAAAAGCAGAAGACACAACAGAAACTTCTGGAGATCAAGaagagataaaaatgaaaacggaATCGGATGCTGTgccgaagaaaaaaaagaaaaagcacaGCATAGAACCTAACACAGAAGACATGGGCGAGACTTCTGGTACACAAGAAGCACAAACTGAAGTGGATTCAGATATCgtatcaaagaagaaaaaaaagaaaaagaaagaatcgAGTGAAACTGAGGAGGCAGTATCTGTGAAAGCTGAAGAAACATTTGACGCGGATGTTTCACTTGAAGCTGGAACGAGTGAAG agaaaaagaagaagaagaagaagaagaaagaaaaagaaagtgaGGAGATGCAACAAACGACAGTATCTGTTGAAGAAGTAGAGGAACCAGTTTCGagcgagaagaagaaaaagaaaaaaaagaaatcaaagcAAGATTAA
- the LOC105204081 gene encoding NADH dehydrogenase [ubiquinone] 1 beta subcomplex subunit 3, whose protein sequence is MGGHGHHEPPYKIPSPDIYKVEDVPELKRVQEELAKRGLRDPWLRNHVWRYKRTNTPAMRALITLTRGWRIGVPAFLITIAVEQYFGIDYSGHGHHGDGHHGDGH, encoded by the coding sequence ATGGGAGGTCATGGACACCATGAACCACCGTACAAAATACCCAGCCCTGACATTTATAAGGTGGAAGATGTCCCAGAACTGAAACGTGTCCAAGAAGAGTTGGCCAAGAGAGGACTGAGGGATCCCTGGCTCAGAAATCATGTATGGCGCTACAAAAGGACCAACACACCTGCGATGCGCGCCCTAATAACTTTAACCAGAGGCTGGCGAATTGGTGTACCGGCGTTCCTGATAACCATAGCTGTTGAACAATATTTTGGAATCGACTACTCAGGTCATGGACATCACGGGGATGGCCATCATGGGGACGGTCATTAA